A DNA window from Acinetobacter sp. 10FS3-1 contains the following coding sequences:
- the tsaE gene encoding tRNA (adenosine(37)-N6)-threonylcarbamoyltransferase complex ATPase subunit type 1 TsaE, translated as MPYSLNVTLNHEEDTRKLAKVLAETFPAGVVYLIGDLGAGKTTLTRYYLQQLGHKGSVKSPTYTLVEPYQINEQDIFHFDLYRLNDPYELELMGIRDYLETPNALFLFEWPSKGGDEIPQADLIIEILKSEDELTRTVSLISSNLALKQALEREFSHGS; from the coding sequence ATGCCTTATTCCTTGAATGTCACTTTAAATCATGAAGAAGATACCCGAAAATTGGCCAAAGTTCTGGCAGAAACCTTTCCTGCTGGTGTTGTCTATTTGATTGGTGACTTGGGGGCAGGGAAAACTACATTAACGCGCTATTACTTGCAGCAGCTTGGCCACAAAGGCTCGGTAAAAAGCCCCACCTATACTTTGGTCGAGCCGTATCAAATTAATGAGCAGGATATTTTTCATTTTGACCTGTATCGTCTAAATGACCCTTATGAGCTTGAATTGATGGGCATTCGAGATTATCTGGAAACGCCGAATGCGTTATTTTTATTTGAATGGCCATCTAAAGGTGGGGATGAAATTCCACAGGCAGATTTAATTATTGAAATTTTAAAATCCGAAGATGAACTTACACGTACTGTGAGTTTGATTTCATCTAATCTGGCATTAAAACAGGCTTTGGAGCGCGAATTTTCACATGGTTCATGA
- a CDS encoding pseudouridine synthase, translated as MHSPVDFKPPMLNGVSASKVFLQAVSPRPATIYAYLCQQFRHIEPREWQSRFELGLVYDAQGQVLTVESPFQPNTHCFYYRFLAYEAHVPFQHQILFENEHLLVVDKPHFLTMSPTGQYVQETLLVRLKQQTGNEHLSPIHRLDRETAGVVLISKCVESRGAYQQMFATRQVQKTYHAIAAYRPDLNFPMTLSLKMEKGQPFYTMQIVEGEPNSETLIQLLEHKGQWAKYELHPHTGKQHQLRVHLNHLNIPIQHDPFYPEVVHKAEYDFSQPLKLLAKQLQFKDPLTEQQMSFSSKFELTL; from the coding sequence ATGCATTCGCCTGTTGATTTTAAGCCACCTATGCTGAATGGCGTAAGTGCGAGTAAAGTTTTTTTGCAAGCTGTTTCCCCCCGTCCTGCGACCATTTATGCTTATTTATGTCAGCAGTTCCGGCACATCGAACCCCGCGAATGGCAGTCCCGCTTTGAGCTCGGTCTGGTGTATGACGCTCAGGGCCAAGTCTTAACGGTAGAGAGTCCCTTTCAGCCCAACACGCACTGTTTTTACTATCGCTTTTTGGCTTATGAAGCCCATGTTCCCTTTCAGCATCAGATTCTGTTTGAAAACGAACATCTGCTGGTGGTCGACAAGCCACACTTTTTGACCATGAGTCCCACCGGACAGTATGTACAGGAAACGTTACTCGTCCGGCTAAAACAGCAGACCGGAAATGAGCATCTTAGCCCGATTCACCGACTGGACCGTGAAACTGCCGGAGTTGTGCTGATTTCCAAATGTGTAGAATCGCGTGGTGCCTATCAGCAGATGTTTGCGACCCGGCAAGTACAAAAAACCTATCATGCGATTGCCGCTTATCGTCCTGATTTAAACTTCCCGATGACTTTAAGCCTGAAAATGGAAAAAGGGCAGCCTTTTTATACCATGCAGATCGTTGAAGGTGAGCCAAATAGTGAAACGCTTATTCAACTGCTAGAACACAAAGGGCAATGGGCGAAATATGAACTGCACCCCCATACCGGAAAACAGCATCAGCTGCGCGTCCATTTGAATCATTTAAATATCCCGATTCAACATGATCCTTTTTATCCCGAAGTGGTGCATAAAGCTGAATATGACTTTTCCCAGCCTTTAAAACTGCTTGCCAAACA